In the Oryzias latipes chromosome 9, ASM223467v1 genome, one interval contains:
- the LOC101173792 gene encoding AP2-associated protein kinase 1 isoform X6, with amino-acid sequence MKKFFDSRRELASSGPGSGAGGGSACCSGGGGSFIGRMFSIGRYQVTVEEIIAEGGFAIVFLVRTHQGHRCALKRMYVNNEHDLQICKLEIQIMRDLVGNKNIVGFLDSSITAVGSGDVWEVLILMDFCRGGQVVNLMNQRLQTGFSEAEVLQIFCDTCEAVARLHHCKTPIIHRDLKVENILLHDRGHYVLCDFGSATNRFQNPQEEGVAAVEEEIKKYTTLSYRAPEMVNLYGGEAITTKADIWALGCLLYKLCFFTLPFGESQVAICDGSFTIPDNSRYSQEMHCLIRYMLEPHPDIRPDIYQVSYFAFKLARRECPVPNLHNSPIPAKLPEPIRASEAVAKKSQTKARLTDPVPTTETSIAPRQRPKAGQAQPQPISGILPIQPALTPRKRPSVATGTTPAIGVGIGVPAAAQAIQQVPTVQTAPQALQTANLQLQGTPQHQQLFMKQQQAPAFLSPQINQQHQLQDLQQQQTPPQPSALPQSNANAIPPVVPMQQQQQQHLIVHEKAASHLTAIPESAVIGPAADPEGFCRGIHKAGSLTPPSSPKIAPKSGHRRILSDVTHSAVFGVPVSKSTQLLQAAAAEASLNKSKSASTTPSGSPCSSQQSVYHPGGVDAPSGFAAPNTSGWNPFADDNFSKLTAEELLNKDFAKLAETAAVEEKVARSSEGVIPELSAFPDLQEVKNGYCVLEEGHESEAVEGNSLYNEGCEHSSGDDEDEEAQKDELQEEEEALDINVTGHDLSGSRPLLMDSEEEEEHGPPLALNSSLHSSAAPTQPPDSLHQTASDTFSPNHSTLVSQPEKGMDVTADVFCNAPFRIAQHDSADVFANAPFPRGPTVAQPDDDVFSQAPFGKKKDPKTGYHLAAGVLAVPPDQGVLGQVAQQPFRPQALAKYSRHFEGPLPEPAAAQGAGSLQAGPLQSWTSEMSSVDPFISAPFHLKAQQEKP; translated from the exons GGGCCTGGTTCGGGAGCCGGTGGTGGAAGCGCTTGTTGTtccggcggcggcggcagcttCATAGGAAGAATGTTCAGCATTGGACGATACCAAGtaacagtggaggaaataatCGCCGAAG GCGGTTTTGCCATAGTGTTTCTGGTGCGAACCCATCAGGGTCATCGCTGTGCactaaaaagaatgtatgtaaaCAATGAGCATGACCTGCAGATCTGCAAACTAGAGATACAGATTATG AGAGACCTAGTGGGCAACAAAAACATAGTTGGTTTTCTGGACTCCAGCATAACTGCAGTGGGATCTGGTGATGTGTGGGAAGTCCTAATCTTAATGGACTTCTGTCGAG GTGGACAGGTGGTAAACCTCATGAACCAGCGGTTACAGACGGGCTTTAGTGAAGCTGAGGTGCTGCAGATCTTTTGTGACACGTGTGAGGCAGTGGCTCGTCTCCATCACTGCAAAACTCCCATCATTCATCGAGATCTCAAG GTTGAAAACATCCTCCTCCATGACAGAGGCCACTACGTTCTCTGTGACTTCGGAAGTGCCACCAACCGCTTTCAGAATCCACAGGAAGAAGGGGTGGCAGCTGTGGAGGAGGAAATCAAAAA GTACACCACTTTGTCATACCGTGCTCCAGAGATGGTCAACCTCTATGGTGGAGAAGCCATAACAACAAAAGCAGATATTTGG GCCTTGGGTTGTCTACTCTATAAGCTGTGCTTTTTTACGCTTCCTTTTGGCGAGAGCCAAGTGGCAATTTGTGACGGCAGTTTTACAATCCCGGACAATTCCCGCTACTCCCAGGAGATGCATTGCCTCATCA GATACATGCTGGAACCTCACCCAGATATACGACCAGACATCTACCAAGTGTCTTACTTTGCCTTTAAACTTGCTCGACGAGAGTGTCCAGTTCCAAACCTGCAT AATTCTCCCATTCCTGCCAAACTTCCTGAGCCCATCAGAGCCAGTGAGGCAGTGGCCAAAAAGAGTCAGACCAAAGCGAG GCTTACAGATCCAGTCCCGACGACCGAGACATCAATTGCCCCCCGACAAAGGCCTAAAGCTGGCCAGGCGCAGCCCCAGCCTATCTCAGGCATTCTTCCCATCCAGCCTGCTCTCACGCCACGCAAGAGGCCCAGTGTGGCTACAGGAACCACTCCAGCAATAG GTGTCGGTATCGGTGTCCCAGCTGCAGCTCAGGCTATTCAACAAGTTCCAACTGTGCAGACCGCTCCGCAGGCATTGCAGACGGCAAACTTGCAACTGCAAGGGACTCCTCAGCATCAGCAACTATTCATGAAGCAGCAGCAAGCCCCTGCTTTCTTGAGCCCTCAAATCAACCAGCAG CATCAACTACAGGACCTCCAGCAACAACAAACACCTCCTCAACCGTCTGCTTTGCCACAGTCCAATGCAAACGCCATTCCTCCAGTTGTCcccatgcagcagcagcagcagcagcaccttATAGTTCATGAAAAAGCCGCATCCCATCTCACAGCCATCCCTGAGTCTGCAGTCATAGGTCCTGCAGCAGACCCTGAG gGTTTTTGCCGAGGGATTCACAAAGCTGGTTCCTTGACGCCCCCCTCATCGCCAAAGATCGCCCCTAAGAGCGGCCACAGACGGATCCTAAGCGATGTCACCCACAGTGCAGTATTTGGGGTTCCAGTCAGCAAGTCCACCCAGCTACTTCAAGCAGCCGCAGCTGAGGCCAGCCTAAACAAGTCAAA ATCTGCTAGCACCACTCCTTCGGGTTCCCCATGCTCGTCCCAACAGAGCGTCTATCATCCAGGTGGCGTTGATGCCCCATCAGGATTTGCTGCACCCAACACCTCCGGCTGGAACCCATTTGCAGACGACAACTTCTCCAAGCTAACAGCAGAGGAGCTGCTCAACAAAGATTTTGCTAAATTAGCCGAGA ctGCCGCAGTGGAGGAGAAAGTTGCGCGTTCCAGTGAAGGTGTTATTCCAGAGCTTAGTGCGTTTCCAG aTCTGCAAGAGGTGAAGAATGGCTATTGTGTACTTGAAGAGGGACACGAATCTGAAGCCGTTGAAGGAAACTCTCTGTATAATGAAGGCTGTGAGCACTCCAGtggtgatgatgaagatgaagaggccCAGAAGGACgagctgcaggaggaagaagaagcacTTGATATTAATGTGACAGGCCATGACCTTAGCGGCTCGAGGCCATTGCTGATGGactcagaagaagaggaggagcacgGACCTCCATTAGCGCTCAACTCCTCACTGCACTCCAGTGCCGCTCCGACACAACCCCCCGACTCCCTCCATCAAACTGCGTCCGACACCTTTTCCCCGAATCATTCCACACTAGTGTCTCAGCCAGAAAAAGGGATGGACGTCACGGCGGACGTCTTCTGTAACGCCCCGTTTCGGATTGCACAGCACGATTCAGCTGATGTCTTTGCAAATGCTCCGTTTCCACGCGGCCCCACTGTAGCTCAGCCAGATGACGACGTGTTCTCACAGGCTCCCTTTGGGAAAAAGAAAGATCCAAAGACCGGATATCACCTAGCAGCGGGAGTCCTGGCTGTCCCGCCTGATCAAGGGGTGCTGGGACAAGTTGCCCAACAACCGTTCCGCCCTCAAGCTCTGGCCAAATATTCTCGACACTTCGAAGGACCTCTGCCTGAACCAGCAGCAGCTCAGGGAGCTGGGAGTCTTCAGGCTGGGCCTCTGCAGTCGTGGACTTCAGAGATGAGCTCTGTTGACCCCTTCATCTCTGCGCCCTTTCACCTCAAGGCCCAGCAAGAAAAGCCCTAG
- the LOC101173792 gene encoding AP2-associated protein kinase 1 isoform X5, producing the protein MKKFFDSRRELASSGPGSGAGGGSACCSGGGGSFIGRMFSIGRYQVTVEEIIAEGGFAIVFLVRTHQGHRCALKRMYVNNEHDLQICKLEIQIMRDLVGNKNIVGFLDSSITAVGSGDVWEVLILMDFCRGGQVVNLMNQRLQTGFSEAEVLQIFCDTCEAVARLHHCKTPIIHRDLKVENILLHDRGHYVLCDFGSATNRFQNPQEEGVAAVEEEIKKYTTLSYRAPEMVNLYGGEAITTKADIWALGCLLYKLCFFTLPFGESQVAICDGSFTIPDNSRYSQEMHCLIRYMLEPHPDIRPDIYQVSYFAFKLARRECPVPNLHNSPIPAKLPEPIRASEAVAKKSQTKARLTDPVPTTETSIAPRQRPKAGQAQPQPISGILPIQPALTPRKRPSVATGTTPAIGVGIGVPAAAQAIQQVPTVQTAPQALQTANLQLQGTPQHQQLFMKQQQAPAFLSPQINQQHQLQDLQQQQTPPQPSALPQSNANAIPPVVPMQQQQQQHLIVHEKAASHLTAIPESAVIGPAADPEGFCRGIHKAGSLTPPSSPKIAPKSGHRRILSDVTHSAVFGVPVSKSTQLLQAAAAEASLNKSKSASTTPSGSPCSSQQSVYHPGGVDAPSGFAAPNTSGWNPFADDNFSKLTAEELLNKDFAKLAETAAVEEKVARSSEGVIPELSAFPDSAFLMSGGEKGNDDEFDPIPVLISKSSNQDLQEVKNGYCVLEEGHESEAVEGNSLYNEGCEHSSGDDEDEEAQKDELQEEEEALDINVTGHDLSGSRPLLMDSEEEEEHGPPLALNSSLHSSAAPTQPPDSLHQTASDTFSPNHSTLVSQPEKGMDVTADVFCNAPFRIAQHDSADVFANAPFPRGPTVAQPDDDVFSQAPFGKKKDPKTGYHLAAGVLAVPPDQGVLGQVAQQPFRPQALAKYSRHFEGPLPEPAAAQGAGSLQAGPLQSWTSEMSSVDPFISAPFHLKAQQEKP; encoded by the exons GGGCCTGGTTCGGGAGCCGGTGGTGGAAGCGCTTGTTGTtccggcggcggcggcagcttCATAGGAAGAATGTTCAGCATTGGACGATACCAAGtaacagtggaggaaataatCGCCGAAG GCGGTTTTGCCATAGTGTTTCTGGTGCGAACCCATCAGGGTCATCGCTGTGCactaaaaagaatgtatgtaaaCAATGAGCATGACCTGCAGATCTGCAAACTAGAGATACAGATTATG AGAGACCTAGTGGGCAACAAAAACATAGTTGGTTTTCTGGACTCCAGCATAACTGCAGTGGGATCTGGTGATGTGTGGGAAGTCCTAATCTTAATGGACTTCTGTCGAG GTGGACAGGTGGTAAACCTCATGAACCAGCGGTTACAGACGGGCTTTAGTGAAGCTGAGGTGCTGCAGATCTTTTGTGACACGTGTGAGGCAGTGGCTCGTCTCCATCACTGCAAAACTCCCATCATTCATCGAGATCTCAAG GTTGAAAACATCCTCCTCCATGACAGAGGCCACTACGTTCTCTGTGACTTCGGAAGTGCCACCAACCGCTTTCAGAATCCACAGGAAGAAGGGGTGGCAGCTGTGGAGGAGGAAATCAAAAA GTACACCACTTTGTCATACCGTGCTCCAGAGATGGTCAACCTCTATGGTGGAGAAGCCATAACAACAAAAGCAGATATTTGG GCCTTGGGTTGTCTACTCTATAAGCTGTGCTTTTTTACGCTTCCTTTTGGCGAGAGCCAAGTGGCAATTTGTGACGGCAGTTTTACAATCCCGGACAATTCCCGCTACTCCCAGGAGATGCATTGCCTCATCA GATACATGCTGGAACCTCACCCAGATATACGACCAGACATCTACCAAGTGTCTTACTTTGCCTTTAAACTTGCTCGACGAGAGTGTCCAGTTCCAAACCTGCAT AATTCTCCCATTCCTGCCAAACTTCCTGAGCCCATCAGAGCCAGTGAGGCAGTGGCCAAAAAGAGTCAGACCAAAGCGAG GCTTACAGATCCAGTCCCGACGACCGAGACATCAATTGCCCCCCGACAAAGGCCTAAAGCTGGCCAGGCGCAGCCCCAGCCTATCTCAGGCATTCTTCCCATCCAGCCTGCTCTCACGCCACGCAAGAGGCCCAGTGTGGCTACAGGAACCACTCCAGCAATAG GTGTCGGTATCGGTGTCCCAGCTGCAGCTCAGGCTATTCAACAAGTTCCAACTGTGCAGACCGCTCCGCAGGCATTGCAGACGGCAAACTTGCAACTGCAAGGGACTCCTCAGCATCAGCAACTATTCATGAAGCAGCAGCAAGCCCCTGCTTTCTTGAGCCCTCAAATCAACCAGCAG CATCAACTACAGGACCTCCAGCAACAACAAACACCTCCTCAACCGTCTGCTTTGCCACAGTCCAATGCAAACGCCATTCCTCCAGTTGTCcccatgcagcagcagcagcagcagcaccttATAGTTCATGAAAAAGCCGCATCCCATCTCACAGCCATCCCTGAGTCTGCAGTCATAGGTCCTGCAGCAGACCCTGAG gGTTTTTGCCGAGGGATTCACAAAGCTGGTTCCTTGACGCCCCCCTCATCGCCAAAGATCGCCCCTAAGAGCGGCCACAGACGGATCCTAAGCGATGTCACCCACAGTGCAGTATTTGGGGTTCCAGTCAGCAAGTCCACCCAGCTACTTCAAGCAGCCGCAGCTGAGGCCAGCCTAAACAAGTCAAA ATCTGCTAGCACCACTCCTTCGGGTTCCCCATGCTCGTCCCAACAGAGCGTCTATCATCCAGGTGGCGTTGATGCCCCATCAGGATTTGCTGCACCCAACACCTCCGGCTGGAACCCATTTGCAGACGACAACTTCTCCAAGCTAACAGCAGAGGAGCTGCTCAACAAAGATTTTGCTAAATTAGCCGAGA ctGCCGCAGTGGAGGAGAAAGTTGCGCGTTCCAGTGAAGGTGTTATTCCAGAGCTTAGTGCGTTTCCAG ACTCTGCTTTCCTCATGTCGGGTGGGGAGAAGGGCAACGATGACGAGTTTGATCCCATTCCTGTGCTAATCTCCAAAAGCTCAAATCAAG aTCTGCAAGAGGTGAAGAATGGCTATTGTGTACTTGAAGAGGGACACGAATCTGAAGCCGTTGAAGGAAACTCTCTGTATAATGAAGGCTGTGAGCACTCCAGtggtgatgatgaagatgaagaggccCAGAAGGACgagctgcaggaggaagaagaagcacTTGATATTAATGTGACAGGCCATGACCTTAGCGGCTCGAGGCCATTGCTGATGGactcagaagaagaggaggagcacgGACCTCCATTAGCGCTCAACTCCTCACTGCACTCCAGTGCCGCTCCGACACAACCCCCCGACTCCCTCCATCAAACTGCGTCCGACACCTTTTCCCCGAATCATTCCACACTAGTGTCTCAGCCAGAAAAAGGGATGGACGTCACGGCGGACGTCTTCTGTAACGCCCCGTTTCGGATTGCACAGCACGATTCAGCTGATGTCTTTGCAAATGCTCCGTTTCCACGCGGCCCCACTGTAGCTCAGCCAGATGACGACGTGTTCTCACAGGCTCCCTTTGGGAAAAAGAAAGATCCAAAGACCGGATATCACCTAGCAGCGGGAGTCCTGGCTGTCCCGCCTGATCAAGGGGTGCTGGGACAAGTTGCCCAACAACCGTTCCGCCCTCAAGCTCTGGCCAAATATTCTCGACACTTCGAAGGACCTCTGCCTGAACCAGCAGCAGCTCAGGGAGCTGGGAGTCTTCAGGCTGGGCCTCTGCAGTCGTGGACTTCAGAGATGAGCTCTGTTGACCCCTTCATCTCTGCGCCCTTTCACCTCAAGGCCCAGCAAGAAAAGCCCTAG
- the LOC101173792 gene encoding AP2-associated protein kinase 1 isoform X4 — protein sequence MKKFFDSRRELASSGPGSGAGGGSACCSGGGGSFIGRMFSIGRYQVTVEEIIAEGGFAIVFLVRTHQGHRCALKRMYVNNEHDLQICKLEIQIMRDLVGNKNIVGFLDSSITAVGSGDVWEVLILMDFCRGGQVVNLMNQRLQTGFSEAEVLQIFCDTCEAVARLHHCKTPIIHRDLKVENILLHDRGHYVLCDFGSATNRFQNPQEEGVAAVEEEIKKYTTLSYRAPEMVNLYGGEAITTKADIWALGCLLYKLCFFTLPFGESQVAICDGSFTIPDNSRYSQEMHCLIRYMLEPHPDIRPDIYQVSYFAFKLARRECPVPNLHNSPIPAKLPEPIRASEAVAKKSQTKARLTDPVPTTETSIAPRQRPKAGQAQPQPISGILPIQPALTPRKRPSVATGTTPAIGVGIGVPAAAQAIQQVPTVQTAPQALQTANLQLQGTPQHQQLFMKQQQAPAFLSPQINQQHQLQDLQQQQTPPQPSALPQSNANAIPPVVPMQQQQQQHLIVHEKAASHLTAIPESAVIGPAADPEGFCRGIHKAGSLTPPSSPKIAPKSGHRRILSDVTHSAVFGVPVSKSTQLLQAAAAEASLNKSKSASTTPSGSPCSSQQSVYHPGGVDAPSGFAAPNTSGWNPFADDNFSKLTAEELLNKDFAKLAETAAVEEKVARSSEGVIPELSAFPVKTEVCVDSLIPGLNALPAQTHSGQPELICPSMADLQEVKNGYCVLEEGHESEAVEGNSLYNEGCEHSSGDDEDEEAQKDELQEEEEALDINVTGHDLSGSRPLLMDSEEEEEHGPPLALNSSLHSSAAPTQPPDSLHQTASDTFSPNHSTLVSQPEKGMDVTADVFCNAPFRIAQHDSADVFANAPFPRGPTVAQPDDDVFSQAPFGKKKDPKTGYHLAAGVLAVPPDQGVLGQVAQQPFRPQALAKYSRHFEGPLPEPAAAQGAGSLQAGPLQSWTSEMSSVDPFISAPFHLKAQQEKP from the exons GGGCCTGGTTCGGGAGCCGGTGGTGGAAGCGCTTGTTGTtccggcggcggcggcagcttCATAGGAAGAATGTTCAGCATTGGACGATACCAAGtaacagtggaggaaataatCGCCGAAG GCGGTTTTGCCATAGTGTTTCTGGTGCGAACCCATCAGGGTCATCGCTGTGCactaaaaagaatgtatgtaaaCAATGAGCATGACCTGCAGATCTGCAAACTAGAGATACAGATTATG AGAGACCTAGTGGGCAACAAAAACATAGTTGGTTTTCTGGACTCCAGCATAACTGCAGTGGGATCTGGTGATGTGTGGGAAGTCCTAATCTTAATGGACTTCTGTCGAG GTGGACAGGTGGTAAACCTCATGAACCAGCGGTTACAGACGGGCTTTAGTGAAGCTGAGGTGCTGCAGATCTTTTGTGACACGTGTGAGGCAGTGGCTCGTCTCCATCACTGCAAAACTCCCATCATTCATCGAGATCTCAAG GTTGAAAACATCCTCCTCCATGACAGAGGCCACTACGTTCTCTGTGACTTCGGAAGTGCCACCAACCGCTTTCAGAATCCACAGGAAGAAGGGGTGGCAGCTGTGGAGGAGGAAATCAAAAA GTACACCACTTTGTCATACCGTGCTCCAGAGATGGTCAACCTCTATGGTGGAGAAGCCATAACAACAAAAGCAGATATTTGG GCCTTGGGTTGTCTACTCTATAAGCTGTGCTTTTTTACGCTTCCTTTTGGCGAGAGCCAAGTGGCAATTTGTGACGGCAGTTTTACAATCCCGGACAATTCCCGCTACTCCCAGGAGATGCATTGCCTCATCA GATACATGCTGGAACCTCACCCAGATATACGACCAGACATCTACCAAGTGTCTTACTTTGCCTTTAAACTTGCTCGACGAGAGTGTCCAGTTCCAAACCTGCAT AATTCTCCCATTCCTGCCAAACTTCCTGAGCCCATCAGAGCCAGTGAGGCAGTGGCCAAAAAGAGTCAGACCAAAGCGAG GCTTACAGATCCAGTCCCGACGACCGAGACATCAATTGCCCCCCGACAAAGGCCTAAAGCTGGCCAGGCGCAGCCCCAGCCTATCTCAGGCATTCTTCCCATCCAGCCTGCTCTCACGCCACGCAAGAGGCCCAGTGTGGCTACAGGAACCACTCCAGCAATAG GTGTCGGTATCGGTGTCCCAGCTGCAGCTCAGGCTATTCAACAAGTTCCAACTGTGCAGACCGCTCCGCAGGCATTGCAGACGGCAAACTTGCAACTGCAAGGGACTCCTCAGCATCAGCAACTATTCATGAAGCAGCAGCAAGCCCCTGCTTTCTTGAGCCCTCAAATCAACCAGCAG CATCAACTACAGGACCTCCAGCAACAACAAACACCTCCTCAACCGTCTGCTTTGCCACAGTCCAATGCAAACGCCATTCCTCCAGTTGTCcccatgcagcagcagcagcagcagcaccttATAGTTCATGAAAAAGCCGCATCCCATCTCACAGCCATCCCTGAGTCTGCAGTCATAGGTCCTGCAGCAGACCCTGAG gGTTTTTGCCGAGGGATTCACAAAGCTGGTTCCTTGACGCCCCCCTCATCGCCAAAGATCGCCCCTAAGAGCGGCCACAGACGGATCCTAAGCGATGTCACCCACAGTGCAGTATTTGGGGTTCCAGTCAGCAAGTCCACCCAGCTACTTCAAGCAGCCGCAGCTGAGGCCAGCCTAAACAAGTCAAA ATCTGCTAGCACCACTCCTTCGGGTTCCCCATGCTCGTCCCAACAGAGCGTCTATCATCCAGGTGGCGTTGATGCCCCATCAGGATTTGCTGCACCCAACACCTCCGGCTGGAACCCATTTGCAGACGACAACTTCTCCAAGCTAACAGCAGAGGAGCTGCTCAACAAAGATTTTGCTAAATTAGCCGAGA ctGCCGCAGTGGAGGAGAAAGTTGCGCGTTCCAGTGAAGGTGTTATTCCAGAGCTTAGTGCGTTTCCAG TAAAGACAGAGGTGTGCGTGGATTCACTGATTCCTGGTTTGAATGCTCTCCCGGCCCAGACACACTCAGGCCAACCAGAGCTCATTTGTCCCAGCATGGCAG aTCTGCAAGAGGTGAAGAATGGCTATTGTGTACTTGAAGAGGGACACGAATCTGAAGCCGTTGAAGGAAACTCTCTGTATAATGAAGGCTGTGAGCACTCCAGtggtgatgatgaagatgaagaggccCAGAAGGACgagctgcaggaggaagaagaagcacTTGATATTAATGTGACAGGCCATGACCTTAGCGGCTCGAGGCCATTGCTGATGGactcagaagaagaggaggagcacgGACCTCCATTAGCGCTCAACTCCTCACTGCACTCCAGTGCCGCTCCGACACAACCCCCCGACTCCCTCCATCAAACTGCGTCCGACACCTTTTCCCCGAATCATTCCACACTAGTGTCTCAGCCAGAAAAAGGGATGGACGTCACGGCGGACGTCTTCTGTAACGCCCCGTTTCGGATTGCACAGCACGATTCAGCTGATGTCTTTGCAAATGCTCCGTTTCCACGCGGCCCCACTGTAGCTCAGCCAGATGACGACGTGTTCTCACAGGCTCCCTTTGGGAAAAAGAAAGATCCAAAGACCGGATATCACCTAGCAGCGGGAGTCCTGGCTGTCCCGCCTGATCAAGGGGTGCTGGGACAAGTTGCCCAACAACCGTTCCGCCCTCAAGCTCTGGCCAAATATTCTCGACACTTCGAAGGACCTCTGCCTGAACCAGCAGCAGCTCAGGGAGCTGGGAGTCTTCAGGCTGGGCCTCTGCAGTCGTGGACTTCAGAGATGAGCTCTGTTGACCCCTTCATCTCTGCGCCCTTTCACCTCAAGGCCCAGCAAGAAAAGCCCTAG